One genomic window of Chitinophagaceae bacterium includes the following:
- a CDS encoding T9SS type A sorting domain-containing protein produces MMEQTVSKQVQQYDVSNLVPGLYVIRIVSGDLIQTRRLVKE; encoded by the coding sequence GTGATGGAACAAACTGTAAGTAAACAAGTCCAACAGTATGATGTTTCGAATCTTGTTCCGGGTTTATATGTGATTAGGATTGTTTCAGGTGATCTGATACAAACAAGAAGGTTGGTAAAAGAGTGA
- a CDS encoding response regulator transcription factor, protein MEIKVVIFEDNMLLRESLFQLINGTSGFTCAGAFPNCNDIIYNIRKSEPNVVLMDIQMPGKNGIEGVKIIKENFSAIKVIMHTVVEDEEKVFASICNGASGYLLKNTTPIRMLESIKEVYEAGAPMTPSIAQKVLEKFRKQSPAINEFENLSTREKEILECLVVGMSYKMIAANCKISIDTVRHHIRNIYEKLHVNSKSEAVSKAIRGKIV, encoded by the coding sequence ATGGAAATCAAAGTAGTCATCTTCGAAGACAATATGCTGCTAAGGGAAAGTTTGTTCCAACTCATCAATGGAACTTCCGGTTTCACATGCGCAGGAGCATTCCCAAACTGCAATGACATTATTTATAACATCCGGAAAAGTGAACCCAATGTGGTACTGATGGATATTCAAATGCCCGGCAAAAACGGAATTGAAGGTGTGAAAATTATTAAAGAGAATTTTTCAGCGATTAAAGTCATCATGCACACGGTAGTAGAAGATGAAGAGAAGGTTTTTGCTTCGATTTGCAATGGCGCTTCCGGTTATCTGTTAAAGAACACTACCCCGATAAGAATGCTCGAATCAATCAAAGAAGTGTACGAGGCTGGTGCCCCGATGACCCCTTCCATCGCGCAGAAAGTGTTGGAGAAATTCCGGAAGCAATCCCCCGCGATCAACGAATTCGAAAACCTTTCCACCAGAGAAAAGGAGATTCTGGAATGTCTTGTGGTGGGAATGAGCTACAAGATGATAGCAGCGAATTGTAAGATCAGCATTGACACCGTGCGGCATCACATCCGGAATATTTACGAGAAGCTGCACGTGAATTCAAAGTCAGAAGCAGTGAGTAAAGCCATCAGAGGGAAGATTGTTTAA
- a CDS encoding T9SS type A sorting domain-containing protein, whose protein sequence is MIELKNYPNPFSASTTISFSLSRPQNVSLKIYDLTGRLMTTLADSPMNAGTVQLQWNATDQNGSAVSAGIYFLKMETQSERKTIRLSVMK, encoded by the coding sequence GTGATTGAATTAAAAAACTATCCGAATCCTTTTTCTGCATCTACCACTATTTCTTTCTCTCTTTCCCGGCCACAAAACGTTTCGTTGAAAATTTATGATCTGACAGGAAGATTGATGACAACGCTTGCTGATTCGCCAATGAATGCAGGTACTGTACAACTTCAATGGAATGCAACGGATCAAAATGGAAGCGCTGTGAGCGCGGGAATTTATTTTCTGAAAATGGAAACGCAAAGTGAGCGTAAAACGATTCGATTGAGTGTGATGAAGTAA
- a CDS encoding T9SS type A sorting domain-containing protein, whose amino-acid sequence MKSRSLAGKTSFLKKLFPFLILFFSVIRANAQIVYTDVAPDAIISGVGIYSLDLDNDGSGTVTLNVSSGITHCGYGDGHQSQANATPKDGSKIAQAANCPGALLEGEVIGSSLAWSSNNDQVLRHAEFGSSSFCNSSFGKWSNPSDHYLGLKMVSSGNTYYGWARLSVFVTGFSASVTIKDYAFNSNPDSSILAGQTCPPQAMITATGSTTFCMGDSVILSSSNAGTNLSYKWKLNGSNISGATNKSFTAKFAGKYKVNVKDNTNGCSATSALVKVKVPCRVLNEELNADENVLLKVYPNPFSQSTTISFSLLQSGKVSLRIFDSQGRLIRTLVENSDLSGQGNMNEGEHTLMWNAKDENGNKVSEGIYLLQLLREESCGQTSVFLQTAKLMVTK is encoded by the coding sequence GTGAAATCCCGCTCCTTAGCAGGAAAAACTTCTTTCCTCAAAAAATTATTTCCCTTTTTGATTCTCTTTTTCTCAGTGATTAGGGCTAACGCACAGATCGTTTATACAGATGTAGCTCCTGACGCAATAATTTCCGGTGTCGGCATTTATTCCCTTGACCTTGATAATGACGGATCCGGCACTGTCACTCTTAATGTAAGTTCTGGTATAACTCATTGTGGATATGGAGATGGCCATCAGAGTCAGGCAAATGCGACACCGAAGGATGGGAGTAAAATTGCGCAAGCTGCCAATTGTCCAGGTGCACTACTTGAAGGAGAAGTTATTGGGAGCTCACTTGCGTGGTCAAGCAATAATGATCAGGTATTGAGACATGCAGAGTTTGGCTCTTCTTCTTTTTGCAACTCCAGTTTCGGCAAATGGAGCAACCCGAGTGATCATTATTTAGGTTTAAAAATGGTAAGCAGTGGCAATACTTATTATGGCTGGGCGCGACTATCTGTATTTGTCACCGGGTTTTCCGCCTCAGTTACAATCAAAGATTACGCTTTCAATTCCAATCCCGATTCATCCATCCTTGCCGGTCAAACCTGTCCGCCGCAAGCAATGATTACAGCAACCGGCTCCACAACTTTTTGCATGGGTGATAGCGTGATACTTTCTTCTTCCAATGCCGGAACCAATCTTTCTTACAAATGGAAACTGAACGGTTCGAATATTTCCGGAGCCACGAATAAAAGTTTCACAGCAAAATTTGCCGGCAAATACAAAGTGAACGTGAAGGACAACACCAATGGTTGTTCTGCTACGTCAGCATTGGTGAAAGTAAAAGTTCCATGCAGGGTATTGAATGAAGAATTGAACGCTGATGAAAATGTTTTGCTGAAAGTTTATCCAAATCCCTTTTCGCAATCAACCACTATTTCATTTTCACTCTTGCAATCAGGAAAAGTTTCTCTCAGAATTTTTGATTCGCAGGGAAGATTGATTCGCACACTTGTCGAAAATTCCGATCTATCGGGACAGGGAAACATGAACGAAGGAGAACATACACTTATGTGGAATGCAAAGGATGAAAACGGAAATAAGGTGAGTGAAGGAATTTATCTGCTTCAACTCCTCCGCGAGGAGTCCTGCGGACAAACATCAGTTTTTTTGCAAACCGCAAAGCTGATGGTGACTAAATAA
- a CDS encoding T9SS type A sorting domain-containing protein gives MTPTAQNNLLTAYPNPFSGFSTISFSLSQPGNLSLKIYDVTGRLVRVLLQANLTAGTHELTWDARDENGNGVSAGIYFLELRSTDFSRTEKLMVTK, from the coding sequence ATAACGCCAACAGCTCAAAACAATTTACTCACTGCTTATCCTAATCCATTTTCCGGATTTTCAACCATTTCATTTTCACTTTCGCAACCCGGTAACCTCTCTTTGAAAATTTATGACGTTACCGGTCGCCTCGTGCGTGTACTTTTGCAGGCAAACCTAACCGCAGGAACACATGAACTCACATGGGATGCCCGTGATGAAAACGGAAATGGAGTGAGTGCAGGAATTTATTTTCTTGAACTTCGGTCAACTGATTTTTCACGGACGGAGAAGCTGATGGTGACGAAATAG
- a CDS encoding sel1 repeat family protein has translation MKRKIFNPHAESEEVLVNNFVVRLKEFEMLFEDIRTSKMKHPEQHYLIQGLRGMGKTTLLIRLKIQVQRNPALNTWLIPVFLNEETYNIRSLSNLWERIAEYLDDLEFSDEKLTAQFEKLEGEKDYQNLCFKTLLNFLHKHGKKILLLFDNIGESFFEKLSEKETHRFREILMTCADLRIIGASSVTLDYTYDYSKPFFDFFQTIHLGELSADETMLMLEKLQDSLPEVERVNLKSQAGKIETLRILTGGVTRTIILLSEILLYDSAGNAIQNLEEILDRITPLYKHRMDNLKPQQQQIMDVIAKGWDAISTKEIAAKVKDDGESSSSKHISAQLAQLEKNDLIIKKETSTKNHLYQVRERFFNIWYLMRLGSRQDKRRVLWLTRFLEEWYGKEGLQPFVEGFIEKVKSGKYNPYSAYVMSEALVQDKHIEYKLQHELLEETKKLLPDELKKNLSISASDTLIQFEILRKQGKYNECLKILNEISPQNDSLNFYYGFVYSELKNLKSAETFYLMAIEKGDSGAMFNLAILYQTEFKDFISAERYYLMAIDKEHSGAMFNLAILYEREFKDFKSAGRYYIMAIKKGYSDAMFNLAHLYETEFKDFKSAEKYYLVLIEKEHSNSMYNLALLYQTKFKDFKSAERYYMMAIEKGHPGAMFNLALLYQIEFKDFKSAERFYLMAIDKEHSGAMFNLAVLYERELKDFKSAEKYYLMAIENGNSSAMNNLALRYKIDLKDFESAKRYFLMAIEKGHSGAMNNLANLYQIEFKDFKSAERFYLMAIEKGHSGAMNNLGLLYEIKFKDFKSAEKYYLMAIEKGESEAIYNLCLNYFEQKIGKIKAWNLCKHLISQSSTALHKLTVIFIAIWNNKVEEAYKLLNLILAESGLIEEFYDDIGFNLQLFLAKKQEHKLFEIFNTNPHNLKERFKPIYYALMKRLKKEYPNEYLKMGKELEKPVEDILKYVEQLAKDYA, from the coding sequence ATGAAGAGGAAGATTTTTAATCCGCATGCTGAGAGCGAGGAAGTGCTCGTCAACAATTTCGTAGTCAGGTTAAAAGAATTCGAAATGCTCTTTGAAGACATACGCACTTCAAAGATGAAGCATCCTGAACAACACTATCTCATCCAGGGGCTGCGTGGTATGGGAAAAACCACCTTGTTGATTCGCTTGAAAATTCAAGTTCAGCGTAATCCTGCTTTGAACACTTGGCTTATTCCGGTTTTCCTCAATGAAGAAACTTATAACATCCGTTCTCTTTCAAATCTTTGGGAAAGGATTGCTGAATACCTTGATGATCTTGAATTCAGCGATGAAAAACTAACAGCACAATTTGAAAAATTAGAAGGCGAGAAAGATTATCAGAATCTCTGTTTCAAAACGCTCTTGAATTTCCTGCACAAACACGGCAAGAAAATTCTGCTGCTGTTCGACAACATCGGCGAATCATTTTTTGAAAAGCTGAGTGAGAAAGAAACCCATCGTTTTCGTGAAATACTGATGACTTGTGCTGATTTGCGTATTATAGGTGCTTCATCTGTTACATTGGATTATACCTACGACTACTCAAAACCCTTCTTCGATTTTTTCCAAACTATTCATCTTGGTGAATTGAGCGCTGATGAAACCATGCTGATGCTGGAGAAACTGCAGGATTCTCTCCCTGAAGTGGAACGTGTAAATCTAAAGAGTCAGGCTGGAAAAATTGAAACCTTGAGAATACTCACAGGCGGCGTAACACGAACCATAATTCTGCTAAGTGAAATACTATTGTACGACAGCGCAGGCAATGCCATACAAAACCTCGAAGAAATTCTCGACCGCATCACACCTCTATATAAGCATCGCATGGATAATCTCAAGCCACAGCAACAACAAATTATGGACGTGATTGCAAAAGGTTGGGATGCCATCAGTACAAAGGAAATTGCAGCTAAGGTGAAAGATGACGGAGAGAGTTCTTCAAGCAAACACATCTCTGCCCAACTTGCGCAATTAGAAAAAAACGATTTAATCATAAAAAAAGAAACTTCTACCAAAAACCATTTATATCAAGTGAGAGAACGGTTCTTCAACATCTGGTATCTCATGAGATTAGGATCAAGGCAGGATAAGAGACGTGTGCTTTGGTTAACACGGTTTTTAGAAGAATGGTATGGCAAAGAAGGGCTTCAACCTTTTGTTGAAGGGTTTATTGAAAAGGTAAAATCCGGTAAATACAACCCTTATTCAGCATATGTTATGTCGGAAGCACTCGTTCAAGACAAGCACATTGAGTATAAACTACAACATGAACTGCTGGAAGAAACAAAAAAATTGCTTCCTGATGAACTTAAGAAAAATTTATCGATTTCAGCTTCAGATACTTTAATACAATTTGAAATATTAAGAAAGCAAGGAAAATACAATGAATGCTTGAAAATTTTAAATGAAATATCACCTCAAAACGATTCATTGAATTTTTACTACGGATTTGTTTACTCAGAATTAAAAAACCTTAAGTCAGCAGAAACATTTTATTTAATGGCGATTGAGAAAGGGGATTCAGGTGCCATGTTCAATCTTGCCATTCTCTATCAAACTGAATTCAAAGATTTTATATCAGCGGAAAGATATTACCTGATGGCTATTGACAAAGAGCATTCAGGTGCGATGTTCAATCTTGCCATACTTTATGAAAGGGAATTCAAAGATTTCAAATCGGCTGGGAGATATTATATAATGGCGATTAAGAAGGGATATTCAGATGCTATGTTCAATCTTGCCCATCTCTATGAAACTGAATTCAAAGATTTCAAATCGGCTGAGAAATATTATCTGGTTTTGATTGAGAAAGAGCATTCAAATTCGATGTACAATCTTGCGCTTCTTTATCAAACTAAATTTAAAGATTTCAAATCGGCTGAAAGATACTACATGATGGCAATTGAGAAAGGGCATCCAGGTGCTATGTTCAATCTTGCTCTTCTCTATCAAATTGAATTCAAAGATTTCAAATCGGCTGAGAGATTTTACCTGATGGCGATTGACAAAGAGCATTCAGGTGCAATGTTCAATCTTGCCGTACTTTATGAAAGGGAATTGAAAGATTTCAAATCGGCTGAAAAATATTATCTAATGGCCATTGAGAATGGGAATTCCAGTGCGATGAACAATCTTGCTCTCCGTTATAAAATTGACTTAAAAGATTTTGAATCGGCTAAGAGATATTTCTTGATGGCGATTGAAAAGGGGCATTCAGGTGCGATGAACAATCTTGCCAATCTTTACCAGATTGAATTCAAAGATTTCAAATCAGCAGAAAGATTTTATCTGATGGCAATTGAGAAAGGGCATTCTGGTGCAATGAACAATCTTGGTCTTTTATATGAAATCAAATTCAAAGATTTCAAATCAGCTGAGAAATACTATTTGATGGCCATTGAGAAAGGTGAATCCGAGGCGATTTACAATCTTTGCTTAAATTATTTTGAACAAAAAATTGGCAAAATAAAGGCCTGGAACCTATGCAAGCATCTCATCTCGCAATCATCTACGGCATTGCACAAACTAACTGTCATATTTATAGCAATTTGGAATAATAAGGTTGAAGAAGCATATAAGTTGTTAAATCTTATTCTTGCAGAATCTGGTTTGATTGAAGAATTTTATGATGATATTGGTTTCAATCTTCAACTTTTTCTTGCCAAAAAACAGGAACATAAACTTTTTGAAATCTTCAACACCAATCCACACAATCTCAAAGAACGTTTCAAGCCAATTTACTATGCGCTTATGAAACGTTTGAAAAAGGAATATCCGAATGAATATTTGAAGATGGGCAAAGAGTTAGAGAAACCTGTGGAAGATATTTTAAAGTATGTGGAACAATTGGCGAAGGATTATGCTTAG
- a CDS encoding ATP-binding protein: MKQSIGTAARGDNYFPRPAIVAKILTSLNNESNIYLSGPRRIGKTSIMYHLQDFTQEDYHFIYTITESVDDENEFYKTIFEALLQSNEVNRFIKATEAFKGFLSSILDLVDKISIIKLKEGKEANYFKHFCNLVEKIELEERKVVIMIDEFPQTIQNIQEMHGDEEAKKFIQQNRELRQLPGVLGKIKFIYTGSISLYPMVEKVCSLTEINDLYSIEVKPLAEAEAQAFMISLFDEKNFRVAPAQLNYLVEKIKWLIPFHCQLMVNEVALFAKANDSLITNQLIDDAFNDIIELRNKPQFEPYFSRLKKVFKHNDYDFVIEVLGFCAMNDIIDKLTLTNLAAKHKTSDVKIILGKLVDDGYIVKDKTVYHFNSPLLQLWCKKHVYEEEDF, translated from the coding sequence ATGAAACAGTCTATCGGTACTGCAGCAAGGGGAGATAACTATTTTCCGCGTCCAGCCATTGTTGCTAAGATTCTCACTTCCTTAAATAATGAGTCCAATATCTACTTATCAGGACCGCGGAGGATTGGAAAAACTTCCATCATGTACCATCTTCAGGATTTTACACAAGAAGATTACCATTTCATTTATACGATCACCGAATCCGTAGATGATGAAAATGAATTTTACAAAACCATTTTTGAAGCACTATTGCAAAGCAATGAAGTGAATCGCTTCATCAAAGCGACAGAAGCTTTTAAAGGATTTCTTAGCTCAATTCTCGACTTAGTTGATAAAATTTCAATCATCAAACTGAAAGAAGGCAAAGAGGCCAATTACTTCAAGCACTTCTGCAATCTTGTTGAGAAAATTGAATTGGAAGAGCGTAAGGTTGTAATAATGATAGATGAATTTCCCCAAACAATTCAGAACATCCAGGAAATGCATGGTGACGAGGAAGCGAAAAAATTCATTCAGCAAAATCGTGAACTCCGACAATTGCCCGGTGTGCTTGGCAAAATAAAATTCATCTACACCGGCTCTATTTCATTGTATCCGATGGTTGAAAAAGTTTGTTCGCTTACGGAGATAAATGACTTGTATTCTATTGAAGTGAAACCACTCGCTGAAGCAGAAGCACAAGCGTTTATGATTTCACTGTTTGATGAAAAAAATTTTCGAGTAGCCCCTGCACAATTGAATTACCTGGTTGAAAAGATAAAATGGTTGATCCCATTTCATTGCCAACTTATGGTAAATGAAGTTGCTCTGTTTGCAAAAGCAAATGATTCACTCATTACAAATCAGTTGATTGATGACGCATTCAATGACATTATTGAATTGCGAAACAAACCGCAATTCGAACCCTACTTCTCAAGGTTAAAGAAAGTCTTTAAACACAATGATTATGATTTCGTAATTGAGGTGCTCGGCTTTTGTGCAATGAATGATATAATTGATAAACTCACCCTGACCAACCTTGCTGCAAAACATAAAACGAGTGATGTAAAAATCATCCTGGGAAAACTGGTGGATGATGGCTACATAGTAAAAGACAAGACTGTTTATCACTTTAACTCACCATTGCTTCAACTCTGGTGTAAAAAACATGTTTATGAAGAGGAAGATTTTTAA
- a CDS encoding DUF2236 domain-containing protein, which translates to MEYFVHQQSVVRRIWGNTDTILFIFAGASAEFALNKAVDWLYFTGKLPADPIGRLFSTVTYARKIVFSSNADALKAIDTITSIHQQVEANRQSKIPQWAYRDVLFMLIHYSIAAFELLQRNLNADEKEEVYNVFLRVGQRMRLEELPSNYPEWLIVQKQHLQKDLVRSHFTNDLLLQYKKHLGSNRYRILIEAQKLVVPDQVSTLLQLKRVKWLLPSVPVYKLLRLISLDGFVKNILLPDEYKDQVLAMEHSSDEDV; encoded by the coding sequence ATGGAATACTTCGTTCATCAGCAATCTGTCGTTCGCCGCATCTGGGGAAATACGGATACGATCCTGTTTATTTTTGCCGGTGCATCGGCGGAGTTTGCGCTGAACAAGGCGGTTGATTGGCTTTATTTCACCGGCAAGCTTCCTGCAGATCCGATAGGCCGATTGTTTTCAACAGTAACTTATGCACGCAAGATTGTTTTCTCTTCGAATGCTGATGCATTAAAGGCAATTGATACCATCACATCCATACATCAACAAGTGGAAGCAAACAGGCAAAGCAAGATTCCGCAATGGGCGTATCGCGATGTCCTTTTTATGCTCATTCATTATTCCATTGCTGCATTTGAATTGTTGCAAAGAAATCTTAACGCGGATGAAAAGGAAGAGGTGTACAATGTTTTTCTTCGTGTTGGTCAGCGCATGCGATTGGAAGAGTTGCCTTCAAATTATCCTGAATGGCTGATTGTACAAAAGCAACATTTACAAAAAGATCTTGTGCGCAGTCATTTTACTAACGATCTGTTATTGCAATACAAAAAACATCTTGGCAGTAACCGCTACCGGATATTGATTGAAGCGCAAAAATTAGTGGTGCCTGATCAGGTGTCAACGCTGTTGCAGCTTAAAAGGGTTAAATGGTTACTGCCTTCCGTGCCGGTTTATAAGTTGCTCCGGTTGATCAGTCTTGATGGTTTTGTAAAGAACATATTACTACCGGATGAATACAAGGACCAGGTTTTAGCTATGGAACATTCATCAGATGAAGATGTGTGA
- a CDS encoding family 16 glycosylhydrolase produces the protein MKFFPLWLSFVWCLSTATYTQAQTVQDDFEGNGNITTWFGDDCGINTAFSNPFQQGSDLSAKVLKYDDTGGQYANVRFDVPVNFNLSTNYVFSLKIYVPSSGITGNQPNQVSLKLQDGTVGAPWVTQSEIIKGILLNQWQTITFDFKNDNYINLSSGSLPPIQRTDFNRIVIQVNSENNNAHVLAYIDDFFYNGTIPADPVYDDLIWSDEFDVAGAIDSNKWFHQTQLPVGGSWYNGEIQHYTSRIDNSVVSNGTLKIIAKKETFTDQGQTKQYTSARLNSRFAFKYGKVEVRAKLPTGVGTWPAIWMLGKNINEDGGYWDNNGFGTTDWPACGETDIMEHWGSNQNYVQSALHTPSSYGGTVNLGGQVIPTASTDFHVYALEWSPDKMVFSVDGVVHYTYDPAVKDASTWPFDAEQYLLLNVALQSSIAPTFTQSSMEIDYVRVYQACPLSALEKGNPQPLLYYPNPIDDELTIVLSDVGQENINLNIYNLDGQLMKSYNQLADCHRFTLDNLGFLPNGMYIISLRFNHRGYNFKVYKK, from the coding sequence ATGAAATTTTTCCCTCTATGGTTATCTTTTGTATGGTGTTTGAGCACTGCAACTTATACACAAGCACAAACTGTACAGGACGATTTTGAGGGCAATGGAAATATTACCACCTGGTTTGGAGATGATTGCGGCATCAACACTGCCTTTTCAAATCCCTTTCAACAAGGAAGCGATCTGTCTGCCAAAGTATTAAAGTATGATGATACAGGCGGGCAATACGCCAATGTGAGATTTGATGTTCCGGTTAATTTTAATTTGTCAACAAACTACGTGTTTTCATTAAAGATTTATGTGCCTTCATCCGGCATAACAGGAAACCAACCCAACCAGGTTTCTTTAAAATTGCAGGATGGAACTGTAGGCGCTCCATGGGTAACTCAAAGTGAAATCATTAAGGGAATCCTTCTGAATCAATGGCAAACAATAACCTTTGATTTTAAAAATGACAATTATATCAATCTCAGTTCCGGTTCGCTTCCCCCCATTCAAAGAACAGATTTTAACAGGATTGTAATACAGGTTAACAGTGAAAACAACAATGCCCATGTGTTGGCTTATATCGATGACTTTTTTTATAATGGCACCATTCCAGCAGACCCGGTTTATGATGATTTGATCTGGTCTGATGAGTTTGATGTTGCCGGCGCAATTGATTCCAACAAATGGTTTCATCAAACCCAACTGCCTGTTGGTGGAAGTTGGTATAATGGTGAGATACAACATTACACCAGTCGTATAGACAATTCGGTGGTAAGCAATGGCACTTTAAAGATCATTGCAAAAAAGGAGACATTCACCGACCAGGGGCAGACTAAGCAATATACTTCCGCCAGGTTAAACTCCAGGTTCGCATTCAAATATGGCAAAGTTGAAGTCCGGGCAAAATTACCCACAGGAGTCGGCACCTGGCCTGCGATATGGATGCTTGGTAAAAACATTAATGAAGACGGTGGCTATTGGGATAACAATGGTTTTGGAACAACTGATTGGCCTGCCTGTGGCGAAACAGATATCATGGAACACTGGGGCAGCAATCAAAACTATGTTCAAAGTGCGCTGCATACGCCTTCCAGTTATGGAGGTACGGTTAATTTAGGAGGCCAGGTAATCCCCACTGCTTCCACAGATTTTCATGTATATGCTTTGGAATGGTCGCCCGACAAAATGGTATTTAGTGTTGACGGTGTTGTTCATTATACCTATGATCCGGCTGTTAAAGATGCCAGTACCTGGCCTTTTGATGCGGAACAATACCTGTTGTTAAACGTCGCTCTTCAATCCAGCATCGCCCCAACTTTTACCCAAAGTTCAATGGAGATTGATTACGTAAGAGTGTATCAGGCGTGTCCGTTATCAGCGTTAGAAAAAGGCAATCCGCAACCGCTGCTTTATTATCCTAATCCAATTGATGATGAACTGACGATCGTGTTAAGTGACGTTGGCCAGGAAAATATCAACCTGAACATTTATAATCTTGATGGCCAACTCATGAAATCATACAATCAATTGGCAGATTGCCACAGATTCACACTTGATAACCTGGGATTTTTACCAAACGGGATGTACATAATTTCCCTGCGATTCAATCACAGAGGCTATAATTTTAAAGTCTATAAAAAATAG
- a CDS encoding T9SS type A sorting domain-containing protein, with the protein MLQPSIYKSSIFVVVTLLFLIISFSAKSQCDVSITAQGATTFCEGDSVVLVASGNGSSLTLDQSQTLYNGGTSARNLPGYSYWQSFVAGVSGTLVQIDAGFFTYINGTGYWTVWEGSGTSGAMLDSQALNIYCSGGNCLLSFTEDIPITAGETYTFQIRGGPGMPDPYGLQIGAGNPYTNGVMGFVDPSGTYLTEFDWVFNTYVASGGVTYLWSNGETDSAIVVNASGEFSVNVSGASGCTDSAEVEITVNALPEVSIGVKVDTVCLSDATVLLLGDPYGGIFSGPGVSYNHFTPPAAGVFTVYYTYTDVTGCSNTDSINIVVEVCTGADLSVYANKKENCRIINDQLILTIGENLTGAKFKLVNCMGENILEERLFQNESTFDISQYAPGIYCYEITGNNQRIVTGKLWIGR; encoded by the coding sequence ATGTTACAACCTTCAATTTATAAGAGCAGCATCTTTGTAGTTGTTACTCTTCTCTTCCTTATTATTTCTTTTTCTGCAAAATCACAATGCGACGTAAGCATAACAGCGCAGGGTGCTACCACTTTTTGTGAGGGTGATTCGGTGGTACTTGTTGCATCAGGTAATGGCAGTTCACTCACACTGGATCAGTCGCAGACATTATACAATGGTGGCACAAGTGCAAGAAATCTTCCAGGCTATTCTTACTGGCAATCATTTGTTGCAGGTGTCAGTGGAACATTGGTGCAGATTGATGCAGGATTTTTTACCTACATCAACGGCACCGGCTATTGGACTGTTTGGGAAGGAAGCGGTACGAGCGGAGCCATGTTGGATTCACAAGCATTGAATATTTATTGTTCGGGTGGAAATTGTCTTCTATCCTTTACGGAAGATATTCCAATTACTGCAGGCGAAACTTATACTTTTCAAATACGCGGCGGACCGGGAATGCCTGATCCATATGGTTTGCAAATTGGTGCAGGAAACCCATATACAAACGGAGTTATGGGATTTGTTGATCCTTCCGGAACTTACCTTACTGAGTTTGACTGGGTATTCAATACGTATGTAGCAAGCGGCGGTGTCACTTATTTATGGTCAAATGGTGAAACGGACTCTGCTATCGTTGTAAATGCTTCAGGAGAGTTTTCTGTTAATGTTTCCGGTGCATCAGGGTGCACTGATTCTGCTGAAGTGGAAATAACTGTAAATGCATTGCCTGAAGTTTCCATTGGAGTGAAAGTGGATACTGTATGCTTAAGTGATGCTACCGTACTGTTGTTAGGAGATCCTTATGGTGGAATTTTTAGCGGACCAGGTGTCAGCTACAACCATTTTACTCCTCCGGCTGCAGGCGTTTTCACTGTATATTATACTTATACTGATGTAACAGGTTGTTCGAACACTGATTCAATCAACATTGTTGTAGAGGTTTGTACAGGTGCTGATCTGTCTGTCTATGCCAACAAAAAGGAAAATTGCCGGATCATCAATGATCAACTCATTCTTACTATCGGAGAAAATTTAACAGGAGCAAAGTTTAAGTTGGTTAATTGTATGGGTGAAAATATTTTGGAGGAAAGATTATTTCAAAATGAATCAACATTTGACATATCGCAATATGCACCCGGAATTTATTGCTATGAAATTACCGGCAACAATCAAAGAATTGTGACGGGAAAATTGTGGATTGGAAGATGA